The Candidatus Methylacidithermus pantelleriae genome contains a region encoding:
- a CDS encoding dihydropteroate synthase, protein MVVYGCKNGKKRRFCNCVMLSLPELSALWETYKEDWQCPVQEFSLGPHVFTQQGAPYIMGVINLSPDSWYRESVVLNTEAAIERGKLLTLSGASIVDLGAESSLLHARRASIEEQKQAFLPIVRELAEQNVLVSVETYYADVALAGLKAGARIINLTGPRESRKIYAMVGAFDAAVIINYVEGPNVREVGEIRLVADPIAPLYEYFAREIELASKAGVKRIWVDPGLGFYYSNLQDSAERVRRQMEIFLGTFRLRRLGWPTCHALPHAFEYFEEEVRVAEPFFAVLAILGKTDLLRTHEVRKVRGVVRSLQIYHPKLAR, encoded by the coding sequence ATGGTTGTCTATGGTTGTAAGAACGGCAAAAAAAGGAGATTTTGTAACTGTGTTATGTTGAGTCTACCGGAACTCTCAGCGCTTTGGGAAACGTACAAGGAGGACTGGCAGTGTCCTGTCCAGGAATTTTCCCTCGGACCCCACGTCTTTACGCAGCAAGGCGCCCCCTACATTATGGGGGTCATCAATCTTTCCCCGGATTCCTGGTATCGAGAAAGTGTTGTGCTCAACACGGAAGCGGCCATTGAAAGAGGCAAGCTTTTGACGCTGTCGGGGGCATCGATCGTCGATCTTGGGGCGGAATCTTCCCTCTTGCATGCCCGTCGCGCTTCCATTGAGGAGCAAAAACAAGCGTTTCTACCGATTGTTAGGGAACTCGCTGAGCAAAATGTGCTTGTGTCCGTTGAGACATACTATGCCGATGTTGCGTTAGCTGGTTTGAAAGCTGGAGCACGGATCATTAATCTTACAGGTCCTCGTGAAAGCCGAAAGATTTATGCGATGGTTGGGGCGTTTGATGCAGCGGTCATTATTAACTATGTGGAAGGACCGAACGTTCGAGAAGTTGGGGAAATCCGTCTCGTCGCAGACCCAATCGCTCCTTTGTATGAATATTTTGCTCGGGAAATTGAGCTAGCGAGCAAGGCAGGTGTGAAAAGGATCTGGGTGGATCCCGGGCTAGGATTCTATTATTCGAACCTTCAGGATAGCGCGGAAAGGGTCCGGCGCCAGATGGAGATTTTTCTTGGGACCTTCCGGCTCCGCCGCTTGGGCTGGCCAACCTGCCATGCTCTTCCTCACGCCTTTGAGTACTTTGAGGAAGAAGTAAGGGTAGCCGAACCTTTTTTTGCGGTCCTTGCGATTCTTGGAAAGACCGATCTATTGCGCACCCATGAAGTACGCAAAGTACGCGGTGTGGTGCGATCTTTACAAATTTACCATCCAAAGCTGGCTCGATGA